The following are encoded in a window of Variovorax paradoxus genomic DNA:
- a CDS encoding efflux RND transporter permease subunit, whose product MTPLDFDRSGSLFERALFNHRLLVVLLCALVTALLGWQATRLQLNASFEKTIPAHHPYIQNFLRHQEDLSGLGNAVRIAVANPKGDIYDATYLEALRRMSDEVFLIRGVARVQMKSLWTPSTRWAGVTEDGLEGGAVIPEGYDGSPQSLEQLRANVARSGEIGQLVALDGKSSVIYVPLLAKDPQGRPLDYGVLAGRLEALRVKYEREGLGIHITGFSKVVGDLIDGVREVLVFFAVAVAIAAVAVFWFTRCIRSTLLVVTASLVAVVWQLGLLPAMGFALDPYSILVPFLVFAIGMSHGAQKMNGIMQDIGRGCPKLVAARFTFRRLFLAGLTALLADAVGFAVLLVIDVQAIRELAIAASIGVGVLIVTNLILLPILLSYTGVSPAAARRSLRSEAAEQKLPLWRWLDRFTQRRWAVGAVIAGMLLASAGVVVSQHLAIGDLDPGAPELRADSRYNRDVAFINGAYGASSDVLAVMVKTPDGQCSQYDTLNKVDSLEWQLRQLDGVESTSTLALLNRRVLAGLNEGNPKWYEFLPNQDMLNTVTARAPRGLYNEACSMLTLYVSLRDHRADTLTRVVDHIEAFAKVNNTADTKFLLAAGSAGIEAATNIVVKDAWRTMLLLVYGAVAVLSLVTFRSWRAVLVAVLPLMLTSVLAEALMVALGMGVKVATLPVIALGVGIGVDYALYILSVTLAQLREGKSLSESYYRALLFTGKVVLLTGVTLAVGVITWVASPIKFQADMGLLLAFMFLWNMLGAMVLIPALSHLLLKPRTSREGSAVVLGELRASS is encoded by the coding sequence ATGACACCTCTCGATTTCGATCGTTCCGGTTCGCTCTTCGAGCGGGCACTGTTCAACCACCGGCTGCTTGTCGTCCTGCTGTGTGCGCTGGTCACCGCGCTGCTGGGCTGGCAGGCCACGCGGCTGCAGCTCAATGCCAGCTTCGAGAAGACGATTCCAGCCCATCACCCCTACATCCAGAACTTCCTGCGGCACCAGGAGGATCTGAGTGGGCTGGGCAATGCGGTGCGCATCGCCGTCGCCAACCCGAAGGGCGATATCTACGACGCGACGTACCTGGAGGCGCTGCGCCGCATGAGCGACGAAGTCTTCCTGATCCGCGGGGTGGCGCGCGTGCAGATGAAGTCGCTGTGGACGCCATCCACGCGCTGGGCCGGCGTCACCGAAGACGGCCTCGAAGGCGGGGCGGTCATCCCCGAGGGCTACGACGGTTCGCCTCAAAGCCTGGAGCAACTGCGCGCCAACGTGGCTCGCTCGGGCGAGATCGGACAACTTGTCGCGCTCGACGGCAAATCCAGCGTGATCTATGTGCCTCTGCTGGCCAAGGATCCACAAGGCCGTCCCCTCGACTACGGTGTCCTGGCCGGGCGCTTGGAAGCCCTGCGCGTCAAGTACGAGCGCGAGGGCCTGGGGATTCACATCACCGGCTTCAGCAAGGTCGTGGGTGATCTCATCGACGGCGTGCGCGAGGTGCTGGTGTTCTTCGCGGTCGCGGTGGCCATCGCAGCAGTCGCCGTGTTCTGGTTCACGCGCTGCATCCGCTCCACCCTGCTGGTGGTCACCGCTTCCCTGGTGGCGGTCGTCTGGCAGCTCGGGCTGCTTCCCGCGATGGGCTTTGCGCTGGACCCCTACTCGATCCTCGTGCCGTTCCTGGTGTTCGCCATCGGCATGAGCCATGGCGCGCAGAAGATGAACGGCATCATGCAGGACATCGGCCGCGGTTGCCCCAAGCTGGTGGCTGCGCGTTTCACGTTCCGCCGGTTGTTCCTGGCCGGCCTGACGGCGCTGCTGGCTGACGCGGTAGGCTTTGCGGTGCTCCTGGTGATCGACGTCCAGGCCATCCGCGAGCTGGCGATTGCCGCGTCCATCGGCGTGGGCGTGCTGATCGTCACCAACCTGATCCTGTTGCCGATCCTGTTGAGCTATACCGGGGTGAGCCCGGCCGCCGCCCGGCGCAGCCTTCGCTCCGAAGCAGCCGAGCAGAAGCTGCCCTTGTGGCGCTGGCTGGACAGATTCACGCAGCGGCGTTGGGCTGTCGGTGCCGTTATCGCCGGCATGCTGCTGGCATCCGCAGGTGTTGTGGTCTCGCAGCACCTGGCTATCGGCGACCTCGACCCGGGCGCGCCAGAGCTGCGCGCGGACAGCCGCTACAACCGCGATGTGGCCTTCATCAACGGTGCCTATGGCGCCTCCAGCGATGTGCTTGCGGTGATGGTCAAGACACCCGATGGTCAATGCTCGCAGTACGACACGCTCAACAAGGTCGACTCGCTGGAGTGGCAGTTGCGCCAGCTCGATGGCGTGGAGTCCACCAGCACGTTGGCGCTGCTGAACCGCCGGGTTCTTGCCGGGCTCAACGAAGGCAACCCCAAGTGGTACGAGTTCCTGCCCAATCAGGACATGCTCAACACTGTGACGGCGCGCGCGCCCCGCGGGTTGTACAACGAGGCGTGCTCGATGCTCACCCTCTACGTATCCCTGCGCGACCACAGGGCCGACACGCTGACCCGAGTGGTCGACCATATCGAAGCCTTCGCGAAGGTGAACAACACGGCGGACACGAAGTTCCTGCTTGCCGCTGGCTCGGCCGGGATCGAGGCGGCGACGAACATCGTCGTCAAGGACGCTTGGCGCACGATGCTGTTGCTGGTCTACGGCGCGGTGGCGGTGCTGAGCCTGGTCACCTTCCGGTCGTGGCGTGCAGTGCTGGTGGCGGTTCTGCCGTTGATGCTGACTTCGGTTCTGGCCGAGGCGCTGATGGTCGCGCTCGGGATGGGCGTGAAGGTCGCGACGCTGCCGGTGATCGCGCTCGGCGTGGGCATCGGGGTGGACTACGCGCTGTACATCCTGTCGGTCACGCTGGCGCAGTTGCGCGAAGGCAAGAGCCTCTCGGAGAGCTACTACCGCGCATTGTTGTTCACCGGCAAGGTCGTGCTGCTGACGGGCGTGACACTGGCCGTCGGCGTCATCACCTGGGTCGCCAGCCCCATCAAGTTCCAGGCCGACATGGGCCTGCTGTTGGCCTTCATGTTCCTGTGGAACATGCTCGGTGCGATGGTGCTGATCCCTGCATTGAGTCATTTGCTGCTGAAGCCGCGAACCTCACGCGAAGGCTCTGCCGTTGTGCTTGGCGAGCTTCGAGCGAGCTCCTGA
- a CDS encoding MarR family winged helix-turn-helix transcriptional regulator, whose protein sequence is MDVAETPAVQVLRYGLEEDLGLLIRRILALSSHAVNTRLRALDGPTESQWRPLHCLYTRAPLRLVELARFCEIDPAGMTRLIDRLERGGLCHRSRLSSDRRVVEVVLTQRGAESAKRVAPVLDRLQVELLAGFDTEQRKNFLRLLARMATGTRISDRSRRNHDGQAITNNQESRASFEASRNAR, encoded by the coding sequence GTGGACGTCGCAGAAACGCCTGCAGTGCAGGTTCTTCGCTATGGCCTCGAGGAAGACCTGGGTCTTCTGATTCGAAGAATTCTTGCGCTCTCGAGCCATGCCGTGAATACACGGCTGCGCGCGCTCGACGGACCTACCGAATCCCAGTGGCGCCCATTGCATTGCCTATACACCCGCGCCCCCTTGCGGCTGGTCGAGTTGGCGCGATTCTGCGAAATTGATCCTGCCGGCATGACTCGGTTGATCGACCGGCTAGAACGCGGCGGACTGTGCCACCGATCGCGGCTGTCATCGGATCGGCGAGTGGTTGAAGTTGTCCTTACCCAGCGCGGTGCCGAATCTGCCAAGCGGGTTGCACCAGTCCTCGATCGCCTGCAAGTTGAATTATTGGCAGGCTTCGACACCGAGCAGCGAAAGAACTTTCTCAGGTTGCTCGCACGCATGGCGACTGGTACACGAATCTCGGACCGGAGTCGACGCAACCACGACGGACAAGCAATCACCAACAACCAAGAGTCGCGAGCCTCTTTCGAGGCATCGAGAAACGCGAGATAG
- a CDS encoding PaaI family thioesterase has translation MLQEDNPTRAFIADAVASGRRHLPLEVNPALASLSALLVESGKNELVIRFTAPRSATQGNGVVGGGTLATMLDLAMAMAVLAQLKPGYTCATISLTVNMQSAGPEGHFIAAAKVDRIGGQVAFAQAQLYDAGRSRLIANATSSLAVRAVRA, from the coding sequence ATGCTGCAAGAGGATAACCCCACGCGCGCATTCATTGCGGACGCGGTGGCCTCTGGACGCCGGCACCTGCCACTGGAGGTGAATCCCGCATTGGCCAGCCTGTCGGCCCTGCTGGTGGAAAGCGGCAAGAACGAACTGGTGATCAGGTTCACCGCACCTCGGAGCGCGACGCAGGGCAACGGCGTCGTGGGCGGAGGCACATTGGCTACCATGCTGGATCTGGCCATGGCGATGGCGGTCCTGGCACAGCTCAAGCCCGGCTACACATGCGCAACCATCAGCTTGACCGTCAATATGCAAAGCGCCGGCCCAGAAGGTCATTTCATTGCTGCGGCAAAGGTCGACAGGATCGGGGGGCAGGTTGCCTTCGCGCAGGCGCAGCTTTATGACGCAGGGCGCTCCAGACTGATTGCGAATGCGACCTCTTCGCTGGCCGTCAGAGCAGTCCGCGCGTAA
- a CDS encoding 3-keto-5-aminohexanoate cleavage protein, with translation MSKRPPVIISCALTGAGDTRAKNPAVPVSPREIADQAIGAARAGACVVHIHVRDPETGRSSTKFAYYEEVVQRIRDSRCDVLINLTTGPGTMLTVPTDAPFRVESIPDAELMTPQERVAHVVRLKPDICSLDVATMSFGDAVFVNPANHLREMAAEIHASGVTMELEVFDFGHARLAGHLIATGAIPKSAYFQLCMSVPWGAPATPTVLAEMQRLLPANACWSAFGVGADQFPMVAIAAILGGHVRVGLEDNLYVSPGKLARDNAELVAKAARIIEDLGYEVATPDHARTTLLARS, from the coding sequence ATGAGCAAGCGCCCTCCCGTCATCATTTCCTGCGCCTTGACTGGCGCTGGAGACACCCGAGCGAAGAACCCCGCCGTCCCCGTCTCGCCCCGCGAGATCGCGGACCAAGCCATCGGCGCCGCGCGTGCAGGCGCTTGCGTCGTTCACATCCATGTGCGCGATCCCGAGACCGGCAGGTCTTCGACGAAGTTCGCCTACTACGAGGAGGTGGTACAACGTATCCGCGACTCGCGCTGCGACGTGCTGATCAATCTCACGACCGGTCCGGGCACGATGCTGACGGTGCCGACCGATGCGCCCTTCCGTGTCGAATCCATCCCGGACGCCGAACTCATGACGCCGCAGGAGCGGGTCGCGCACGTGGTCAGGCTCAAGCCGGACATCTGCAGCCTGGACGTCGCGACGATGAGCTTCGGCGACGCGGTGTTCGTCAATCCGGCAAACCACCTGCGCGAGATGGCCGCGGAGATCCACGCGAGCGGCGTCACCATGGAACTCGAGGTCTTCGACTTTGGGCATGCCCGTCTGGCGGGTCACCTCATCGCCACCGGCGCGATTCCCAAGAGCGCGTATTTCCAGCTGTGCATGTCCGTGCCCTGGGGCGCACCGGCCACGCCCACGGTGCTGGCCGAGATGCAGCGACTGCTGCCGGCGAATGCATGCTGGAGCGCCTTCGGTGTGGGCGCGGACCAGTTCCCGATGGTCGCCATTGCCGCGATCCTGGGAGGACACGTGCGGGTGGGCCTGGAGGACAACCTGTATGTCTCGCCCGGCAAGCTCGCGCGCGACAACGCGGAGCTCGTTGCCAAGGCAGCCAGGATCATCGAGGACCTCGGGTATGAGGTCGCCACGCCCGACCACGCGCGCACCACCTTGCTGGCCAGATCGTGA
- a CDS encoding fumarylacetoacetate hydrolase family protein, producing the protein MVLPEQSRVIDLRAAEVLRQESRGASREAALRYASAVFPESMSAAIALGEQFLETAHEASARHGDDASKPFEGLTWAAACDPSVVRDGLTFVKHIRQFHERMKLTPAPALLQVPGYFKGSPWTVIGHEAQVPWPARAEKMDYELEIGWVMGRTAHNITPDTARSHLFGVTIFNDFSARDLQANEFAIGMGPTKSKDFAYGIGPWITTIDEFPHLDRIRMAVRVNGETWGEGDTSEMLWSVEELIAYVSLGDHVQPGDVIGSGTMGNGSALELGRSLSPGDVVELEVSGVGVLRNRMGPREQDTWWPTPRQPFM; encoded by the coding sequence ATGGTGCTGCCCGAGCAGTCCCGTGTCATCGATCTGCGCGCGGCGGAGGTGTTGCGGCAGGAGTCGCGCGGTGCCAGCCGCGAGGCCGCGCTGCGCTACGCATCCGCGGTGTTTCCCGAAAGCATGTCGGCGGCCATTGCGCTCGGCGAGCAGTTCCTCGAGACGGCGCATGAGGCGTCGGCACGCCACGGGGACGATGCCTCGAAGCCCTTCGAAGGGCTGACCTGGGCGGCGGCCTGCGACCCGTCGGTCGTGCGCGATGGGCTTACCTTCGTGAAGCACATCCGCCAGTTTCATGAGCGAATGAAGCTCACGCCCGCGCCGGCGCTGCTGCAGGTGCCCGGATACTTCAAGGGTTCTCCCTGGACGGTCATCGGGCACGAAGCGCAGGTGCCATGGCCGGCGCGGGCCGAGAAGATGGACTACGAGCTGGAGATCGGCTGGGTCATGGGTCGGACCGCGCACAACATCACGCCAGACACTGCGCGTTCGCATCTTTTCGGGGTGACGATCTTCAACGACTTCTCGGCACGCGACCTGCAGGCCAATGAATTTGCGATCGGCATGGGCCCCACCAAGAGCAAGGACTTTGCCTACGGCATCGGACCGTGGATCACGACGATCGACGAGTTTCCGCACCTGGACCGCATCCGCATGGCCGTTCGGGTGAACGGCGAGACCTGGGGCGAGGGCGATACCTCGGAGATGCTGTGGAGCGTGGAAGAGCTGATCGCCTATGTGTCGCTGGGCGATCATGTGCAGCCCGGCGACGTGATCGGCTCGGGCACGATGGGCAACGGTTCCGCGCTGGAGCTTGGCCGCAGCCTCAGCCCGGGCGACGTGGTGGAGTTGGAGGTGTCCGGTGTCGGCGTGCTGCGCAACCGCATGGGCCCGCGCGAGCAGGACACCTGGTGGCCGACCCCGCGCCAGCCTTTCATGTGA
- a CDS encoding fumarylacetoacetate hydrolase family protein, which translates to MCIGDRVLPLHALHAQALRCGAQWPEAASVLDLLQHWDRNLAVLRALRETVPARHDAELPMERLRVHPPVDLPRQLLCTGANYRKHVVDLTLDMGVGPEGLEGPALRKWAEDMMDERAAHGEPYAFPKLPSAVTGAFDPIVLPATTQKPDWELELAVIIGRRARNVRREDALHYVAGYAIVNDVSARDLIARTDYKMLGTDWLRSKSPPSFMPFGPVLVPACFVPDPQNLRITLKLNGQTMQDESSADMLFDVARQIEYISAHVELWPGDLIATGSPAGNGMHYNRFLREGDVLDSEIEGLGMQRNVCTRSQATKAS; encoded by the coding sequence ATGTGCATCGGCGATCGCGTGCTGCCGCTTCATGCGCTGCATGCGCAGGCGCTGCGCTGCGGAGCCCAATGGCCCGAGGCGGCTTCGGTGCTGGACCTGCTGCAGCACTGGGACCGCAACCTGGCGGTGCTGCGCGCGCTGCGGGAGACCGTGCCCGCCCGGCATGACGCCGAGTTGCCGATGGAACGCCTGAGAGTGCATCCACCTGTCGATCTGCCGCGGCAGCTGCTCTGCACCGGGGCGAACTACCGCAAGCACGTCGTCGACCTCACGCTCGACATGGGCGTCGGGCCCGAAGGCCTGGAGGGCCCCGCGCTGCGCAAGTGGGCCGAAGACATGATGGACGAACGGGCCGCGCACGGCGAGCCGTACGCATTTCCAAAGCTGCCTTCGGCCGTCACGGGTGCCTTCGATCCCATCGTGCTTCCGGCGACGACCCAGAAGCCGGACTGGGAGCTGGAGCTCGCCGTCATCATCGGCCGGCGCGCCCGGAACGTGCGCCGCGAGGATGCGCTCCACTACGTGGCCGGGTATGCGATCGTCAACGACGTTTCCGCGCGCGACCTGATCGCTCGCACCGACTACAAGATGCTCGGCACCGACTGGCTGAGATCCAAGTCGCCCCCGAGCTTCATGCCGTTCGGCCCCGTGCTGGTGCCGGCTTGCTTCGTGCCGGATCCGCAGAATTTGCGAATCACCCTGAAGCTGAACGGCCAGACCATGCAAGACGAGTCGAGCGCGGACATGCTGTTCGACGTGGCGCGGCAGATCGAGTACATCTCCGCGCACGTCGAGCTCTGGCCGGGCGACCTCATCGCGACAGGATCTCCCGCAGGCAACGGCATGCACTACAACCGCTTTCTGCGTGAAGGCGACGTGCTCGACTCGGAGATCGAAGGCCTGGGCATGCAGCGCAATGTGTGCACGCGATCACAGGCGACAAAGGCGTCCTGA
- a CDS encoding cupin domain-containing protein, translated as MNTEATIEKEHANTTASARPVRRIVTGENAQGKSIFVSDGPAPNHTTDPGTPLAQVVWATGEAAAPGPDPAPAGRAFGFHSRRGSLLRVVDFPPDEAYEPAELARFLDEHGVRDTGDARHFWFHKTQSLDYAIVLEGEIHALMDEGETLMRAGDILIQRATNHSWANRSGKSCRMAFVLLDLEPGGKV; from the coding sequence GTGAATACTGAAGCAACGATCGAAAAAGAACACGCCAACACCACGGCGAGCGCGCGCCCGGTGCGCCGCATCGTCACCGGAGAGAACGCGCAGGGCAAATCCATCTTCGTGTCGGACGGACCGGCGCCCAACCACACCACGGATCCGGGGACGCCGCTTGCGCAGGTGGTCTGGGCAACGGGCGAGGCCGCAGCTCCCGGTCCCGATCCGGCGCCCGCGGGCCGGGCGTTCGGTTTTCATTCCAGGCGTGGCTCCCTCCTGCGAGTGGTCGACTTCCCGCCCGATGAGGCTTACGAGCCGGCAGAGCTGGCGCGGTTCCTCGACGAGCATGGCGTGCGGGACACCGGCGACGCGCGTCACTTCTGGTTCCACAAGACGCAGTCCCTGGACTATGCGATCGTCCTGGAAGGCGAGATTCACGCACTCATGGACGAGGGCGAGACGCTCATGCGTGCCGGCGACATCCTGATCCAGAGGGCGACAAACCACAGCTGGGCGAACCGTTCAGGCAAGTCTTGCCGCATGGCCTTCGTGCTGCTGGACCTGGAGCCGGGCGGCAAGGTGTGA
- a CDS encoding TetR/AcrR family transcriptional regulator, producing the protein MAVLDATLKLLETTPVQQISIESIAREAGVGKATIYRWWSSKAAVVIEAFLHTHLSHTPMPKDVSPREALTRHIHLLVEEYSGWSGRIVSQIMAEGQSDPDVLREFRERFWYGRRAVVREVVEEARRRGEFRNDLETELQMDILYAPIYFRLLMRHLPLDKKFADEHCAAIMQMLAPSEKKEAGAAPARRRKVA; encoded by the coding sequence ATGGCCGTCCTCGATGCCACGCTGAAACTCCTGGAGACCACGCCGGTGCAGCAGATCTCGATCGAGTCGATCGCGCGCGAGGCGGGTGTGGGCAAGGCCACCATCTACCGCTGGTGGAGTTCGAAGGCCGCGGTGGTGATCGAGGCCTTCCTGCACACCCACCTGAGCCACACGCCGATGCCCAAGGATGTCAGCCCGCGCGAGGCGCTGACCCGCCATATCCACCTGCTGGTGGAAGAGTACAGCGGGTGGTCGGGGCGCATCGTCTCGCAGATCATGGCCGAGGGCCAGAGCGACCCCGACGTGCTGCGCGAATTCCGCGAGCGCTTCTGGTACGGGCGGCGGGCGGTCGTGCGCGAAGTGGTCGAAGAAGCACGCCGAAGGGGCGAGTTCCGCAACGACCTCGAAACGGAGCTGCAGATGGACATCCTGTACGCGCCGATCTATTTTCGGCTGCTCATGCGGCACCTGCCGCTGGACAAGAAGTTCGCGGACGAACACTGCGCCGCGATCATGCAGATGCTGGCACCGAGCGAAAAGAAAGAGGCCGGTGCTGCACCGGCCAGGCGCCGCAAGGTCGCCTGA
- a CDS encoding ABC transporter substrate-binding protein translates to MSSTLRLLWFVPSPVALAADAWGLTPGVSLQAERNPSSDAQFEALASGRADAVLTAIDNVMDWNLRDGPQDFCVVAQLERTTPLTVIGQRGRDRLEDLRGATILVDAPRNGFIVALRAMLADAGIEPDDYALEPVGGVKERHDAIVSGHGDATLLGPPFDAMALDAGLSRVATVQERYPTFPGQGLVVSAGALERLRPTLSAWLQGLDKARWRMSDDPEGARQILALAGFSAPVVDAMLRGTPASLRPDRDGIELLIQQRRRCGLPGADTTYDRLVNTSALPQD, encoded by the coding sequence ATGTCTTCCACACTGCGGCTTCTCTGGTTCGTTCCTTCCCCCGTGGCGCTGGCTGCCGACGCGTGGGGCCTCACGCCGGGCGTGTCGCTCCAGGCCGAGCGCAATCCTTCATCGGACGCCCAGTTCGAGGCGCTGGCATCCGGCCGTGCGGATGCCGTGCTCACGGCCATCGACAACGTGATGGACTGGAACCTGCGCGATGGGCCGCAGGATTTTTGTGTTGTCGCACAGCTCGAGCGCACGACCCCGCTGACCGTGATCGGGCAGAGAGGCCGCGACAGGCTCGAAGACCTGCGCGGTGCCACCATCCTGGTCGATGCGCCCCGCAACGGCTTCATCGTGGCCTTGCGCGCCATGCTGGCCGATGCGGGCATCGAACCGGACGACTATGCGCTGGAGCCGGTGGGCGGCGTGAAGGAGCGGCACGACGCCATCGTCTCCGGGCACGGCGACGCGACCCTGCTGGGACCGCCTTTCGACGCCATGGCACTCGACGCGGGACTCAGCCGAGTGGCGACCGTACAGGAGCGCTATCCGACCTTTCCAGGGCAAGGCCTCGTGGTGAGCGCGGGCGCGCTGGAGCGGCTGCGGCCCACGCTGTCCGCCTGGTTGCAAGGCCTCGACAAAGCGCGCTGGCGGATGAGTGACGATCCGGAAGGCGCACGTCAGATCCTGGCGCTGGCGGGCTTCTCCGCTCCAGTGGTGGACGCCATGCTGCGTGGCACGCCGGCCTCGCTGCGTCCGGACCGCGACGGCATCGAACTGCTCATCCAGCAGCGCCGCCGCTGCGGCCTGCCGGGCGCCGACACCACGTACGACAGGCTGGTGAATACCTCGGCCCTGCCCCAGGACTGA
- a CDS encoding Bug family tripartite tricarboxylate transporter substrate binding protein, with translation MTISRRQALGAGAGMLMATLAGRSLAGDYPDKPVRIIVANPPGSGLDADSRFWAAGLTTLLRQSVFIDNRPGGATTIGTALAAKAPPDGYTLHIGIPSSLCYMSELYAKLPYKPTDFEPISQLTALRSVLVAHPGLPASTASELVALAKARPGTIPAGTLGIGTFQHLLGVWFGAITGTSYQFVPYNTTSPYAALLAGETQVMFDALAASMSNIRAGKLKALAVTGKGRHALLPNVPTFEELGIADYDASTWFGLLAPAGTPKAVLDKLSAACATLAGKPEVIQRYHEYGGEPVGSTPAEFAAYIRAERAKWVPVVKRSGIKLELT, from the coding sequence ATGACGATCTCGAGACGGCAGGCGCTGGGCGCCGGCGCCGGAATGCTGATGGCAACGCTCGCCGGCAGGTCGCTGGCGGGGGACTATCCCGACAAGCCGGTGCGCATCATCGTGGCGAACCCGCCCGGGTCGGGCCTCGATGCCGATTCGCGCTTCTGGGCCGCAGGGCTCACCACTCTGCTGCGGCAGTCGGTGTTCATCGACAACCGTCCCGGAGGCGCGACAACAATCGGTACCGCCTTGGCCGCCAAGGCGCCTCCCGACGGCTACACCTTGCACATCGGTATCCCGAGTTCGCTGTGCTACATGTCCGAGCTGTACGCGAAGCTTCCATACAAGCCCACCGACTTCGAACCCATCAGCCAGCTCACCGCCTTGCGCAGCGTGCTGGTCGCCCACCCGGGGTTGCCCGCCTCGACGGCATCCGAACTCGTGGCGCTGGCCAAGGCCAGGCCGGGAACCATTCCCGCGGGAACGCTCGGTATCGGCACCTTCCAGCACCTGCTGGGCGTGTGGTTCGGTGCGATCACCGGGACCAGCTACCAGTTCGTCCCGTACAACACGACCAGTCCCTATGCGGCGCTGCTGGCAGGCGAGACGCAGGTGATGTTCGATGCGCTGGCGGCGTCCATGAGCAACATCCGCGCGGGAAAGCTGAAGGCGCTGGCCGTCACGGGCAAGGGCCGCCACGCACTGCTTCCGAACGTGCCGACCTTCGAGGAACTGGGCATCGCGGACTACGACGCATCGACATGGTTCGGCCTTCTTGCGCCCGCAGGCACGCCCAAGGCCGTGCTGGACAAGCTGTCGGCTGCCTGCGCCACGCTGGCAGGCAAGCCGGAGGTCATCCAGAGGTACCACGAATACGGCGGCGAGCCCGTCGGGAGTACCCCGGCGGAATTCGCGGCCTACATCCGCGCCGAGCGGGCGAAATGGGTTCCGGTGGTGAAGCGTTCGGGCATCAAGCTCGAATTGACCTGA
- a CDS encoding VOC family protein, protein MNILGPDSLVFGVDDLDACIQFFTDYGLAPVGVDESGGRFEAVDGTSIVIAHRSDPSLPPAMDTGTMLRKTIYGVADRETLEAIADELGRDREVKRLPDGSIEASDDMGFVLGFQVSVRRKIDVAAETVNSPGAKPGRAPNVVGANAHAEFRPLTLSHVVYFVPDQAKASRFYVDRLGFRCTDRFTEAGTFLRPAGTLDHHTLFLIQTPAFMKGVEHFTFHLSGPTAVLQRGTAFAAQGYQTYWGPGRHKFGSNWFWYFNSPVGCHVEYDADMDLHDDSWVAREAPMQVDESQIFLFQHRDKWAPGGPPPGSEAH, encoded by the coding sequence ATGAACATCCTGGGGCCTGATTCCCTGGTCTTCGGCGTCGATGACCTCGATGCCTGCATTCAGTTCTTCACCGACTACGGCCTCGCGCCCGTTGGTGTCGATGAATCCGGCGGGCGCTTCGAGGCGGTCGACGGTACCTCCATCGTCATCGCGCACAGAAGCGATCCCTCGCTGCCTCCCGCCATGGACACGGGAACGATGCTGCGAAAGACGATCTACGGTGTCGCGGACCGCGAGACGCTGGAAGCTATCGCCGACGAGCTGGGTCGCGACCGCGAGGTGAAGCGTCTGCCCGACGGCTCCATAGAGGCGTCGGACGACATGGGATTTGTCCTGGGGTTCCAGGTCTCGGTGAGGCGAAAGATCGACGTTGCAGCCGAGACCGTGAACTCGCCGGGTGCCAAGCCGGGGAGGGCTCCCAACGTCGTCGGGGCGAATGCCCATGCAGAGTTCCGGCCGCTGACGCTTTCGCACGTCGTGTACTTCGTGCCCGATCAGGCCAAGGCCTCCAGGTTCTACGTGGACCGGCTGGGCTTCCGCTGCACCGACCGCTTCACGGAAGCAGGCACCTTCCTCAGGCCCGCGGGAACCCTGGATCACCACACGCTGTTCCTGATCCAGACTCCGGCCTTCATGAAGGGGGTGGAGCATTTCACCTTCCATCTCTCGGGTCCTACGGCGGTGCTTCAGCGCGGCACCGCCTTTGCCGCCCAGGGCTACCAGACGTATTGGGGTCCTGGCCGGCACAAGTTCGGCTCCAACTGGTTCTGGTACTTCAACAGCCCTGTGGGCTGCCATGTGGAGTACGACGCGGACATGGACCTGCACGACGACAGCTGGGTCGCGCGCGAAGCACCCATGCAGGTCGATGAATCGCAGATCTTCCTGTTCCAGCACCGTGACAAGTGGGCGCCGGGTGGCCCACCGCCGGGCAGCGAGGCGCATTGA
- a CDS encoding Rieske (2Fe-2S) protein, which produces MRAYLCRLDELPDRAARGFAPEGMSRRAMFVVRHGGRVRGWLDTCPHVYGAPLAWRKDAYLSADRNSIVCYGHGAVFDIDTGVCTKGPCVGQALTPVTLECDEGALWITSPHAAK; this is translated from the coding sequence ATGCGCGCGTACCTGTGCAGGCTCGACGAGCTCCCTGACCGCGCGGCACGCGGCTTCGCTCCCGAAGGCATGTCGCGAAGAGCGATGTTCGTCGTCCGGCACGGCGGCCGCGTGAGGGGATGGCTCGACACCTGCCCGCACGTCTACGGCGCGCCGCTGGCCTGGCGCAAGGATGCCTACCTCAGTGCCGACAGGAATTCGATCGTTTGCTATGGGCATGGCGCGGTGTTCGACATCGACACCGGTGTCTGCACCAAGGGGCCATGCGTGGGGCAGGCACTCACGCCCGTGACGCTGGAATGCGATGAGGGGGCGTTGTGGATCACATCACCGCATGCCGCCAAGTGA